AAAAAACAACAGCCTTAAACACAGAACAATCACGATTCTCATTGCTTCCAACTTTGGTGTGAAGGACGGTAAGTGTCGCTTCGAGGCCTCCAACGTCGGCGCCACCGACACGGCTTCGTGGACGTCGAGCACGGCAGCGAGAGGCCTCAAGAAGGCCGTGGCCACCATCGGGCCCTCTCTCCGTGGCCATCGACGCCTCCCAGTCGTCCTTCTCCAGTTCTACACGACGGTAATGTCTCCTCCACTCGCACCGTTAATTGTTAATGGCAGCGTTTTGAGTTTTTTTCTAGTCCTGAATCACAAAAACCGAGTATTGTGAGTGAAAcgggaacacaaacacacacacacacaacacacacacacaccacacacacacacacaacacacacacacacaacacacacacacacaacacacacacacaccacacacacacacaccacacacacacacactcacacacacacacaccacacacacacacacactcacacacacacacaccacacacacacacaccacacacacacacacaacacacacacacacatatatatacatatatatatatataaatatatatatatatatatatatatatatatatatatatatgtaaacacacacacacacacacacaccacacacacacacactcacacacacacacaccacacacacacacacacacaccacacacacacacaccacacacacacacacacaccacacacacacacactcacacacacacacacaccacacacacacacaccacacacacacacaccacacacacacacaccacacacacacacaccacacacacacacaccacacacacacacaccacacacacacacactcacacacacacacacaccacacacacacacaccacacacacacacacacaccacacacacacacaccacacacacacacactcacacacacacacactcacacacacacacaccacacacacacacactcacacacacacacaccacacacacacacactcacacacacacacacaccacacacacacacacaacacacacacacacactcacacacacacacacaacacacacacacaccacacacacacacactcacacacacacacacaacacacacacacacaacacacacacacacaacacacacacacaccacacacacacacactcacacacacacacacaccacacacacacacaccacacacacacacaccacacacacacacaccacacacacacacactcacacacacacacacatatatatacatatatatatatatatatatataaatatatatatatataaatatatatatatataaatatatatatatatatgtaaacacacacacacacactcacacacacacacactcacacacacacacacaacacacacacacaccacacacacacacaccacacacacacacacaacacacacacacaccacacacacacacacatatatatacatatatatatatataaatatatatatatataaatatatatatatataaatatatatatatatatatatatataaatatatatatatataaatatatatatatataaatatatatatatatatataaatatatatatatatatatatatatatataaatatatatatatataaatatatatatatataaatatatatatatataaatatatatatatatatatatatatatataaatatatatatatatatataaatatatatatatataaatatatatatatatataaatatatatatatatatatatataaatatatatatatataaatatatatatatataaatatatatatatatataaatatatatatatataaatatatatatatataaatatatatatatatatatatataaatatatatatatataaatatatatatatatatatatataaatatatatatatataaatatatatatatatatatatatatatatatatatatatatatatatatatatatatatatatatatatatatataaatatatatatatatatatatatatataaatatatatatatatatatatatatatatatatatatatatatatatatatatatatgtaaacacacacacacacaacacacacacacacacacacacaacacacacacacacactcacacacacaccacacacacacacacacacacacaccacacacaccacaaacacacacacacacacacacacacacacacaccacacacacacacacatatatatacatatgtgtgatgtgtgtgtgtgcgtaggtatatatatatatataataatatatatatatatatatatatataatatatatatatatatacatatatacaaatatatatatatatatatatttatatatatatatattatatatatatatatgtaaacacacacacaccacacacacacacacacacacacacacacactcacacacacacacacacaacacacacacacacacacacacatatatatatttatatatatattatatatatatatatatatacatatacataaatatatataaatataaatatatatatatacaaatatatatatactatatatatatatatatatatatatatatatatatataaatatatatatatgcatatatacaaatatatatactatatatatatacatatatacaaatatatatatatgcatatatatatatatatatatatatatatatatatatatatatatatgaaaggatactatggtagaaaaacccacaatgtaaaattagatttattgaaaatgagactacagtttcggaatccacctggattccatcttcaggtctgaatccaggaggattccgaaactgttgtctcacttttaagaaatttagttttacattgtggctttttctaccatacacacacacacatatgtgtatgtgtgtgtgtgatatagatgagtagatagatagatagactaataaacagatagatatcccATGCTTTTCTGgacatgaaatatatacagttaaaTCCTGGTGCTTTTATCACGACAAGGCGAGAGATCAACATCCCGGAGCCCCAAAAGCAAGAAAAGTAGCAGGAGATGTTTCTGTTCGCATGGAAACTTACAGAAGGATTGCAGGACTTGACTAAAACGTGATAATGCATCCAAAGCCAGTTCTCAACTTATGGCTCAGTCGGTCGCAAACTGCAACTGTGGTTATGGTGTGTCGTTCACTAAACACAGGGAACAATATTTTCACACAAGACAGGAGATAAATGTAAAACTaaactgaaaaaagagaaatcCTCGACTGCATCGGAAGTGGAGTATGGAGtagtttattctatttttttttcagcttcaTAAGCCTTTCCAGGTTTTAGAATTCAACCGATTTACTTTggatatttttcctttgttttacttGCATTTTGGAGGTTCAAGATGGTATATCCTGATATTGTATGGTTTTATTTAACTTACTGAATGTGTACATGGTAACTGCAAGCATTTTCTTACGTTTTTTAGGCATAATCATGGGGGAGAGGAATAAATCAAAGCTGACATTTTCTAAGTAAAATACATCAGCGATTCTTTGTCATAAATCAGATCAATCTGAAACAGAATTTCCTTCGAAACATCTTAAAGGATGACTAAATTTCACGATATTTATGGTCTCTTCTAATTCTTAATGAAAATAGCGTTCGATTTCAACTGACTGTGGTTCTTCATTAAGGCTGATTtggatattatatcatatactaaGCTTTAGGTATTAGTTTTCATCCATCCTAAATATCGTGAGGATATTGCTTGGCTGCATTTCCTATTTTTTACTAAATAGATATTCGTTTACTGAATCCCatgcattgtcatttttttttattaagatcttCATTcccaatatatatctgtatattgtgAAATATATTCAAGGccacatttatttacacaaatattggtataattttttcataattttattaacCTTACACATGCTATTCGTGTAACAATTAAATTTTCACAACAAATTCCCGAATAAACCCTTTAAGCTAAAGATCTCGGGTCTTTAACGCAATGCTTTGTTCTTCACTTAGCCCTCAGCAAAGTGGCGTCCCGAGCGACGCAAGGCGACGGGCCAGTCTCTAGACCAGCGGGTAGGAAGCCTGCGTGGCGATGCCGCAGTTGTTGTCCTTGTTGCGCGCCATCTGGATGTAGCCCTTGTTGCCCCAGGAGGTGTTCCACGAATTCTTGACCAGCCAGTAGGCCTCGCCCTTCTCCGTCTCGCCGTAGCCCACCGCCAGCACGCCGTGGTCCAGCTCCGTGGACGAGCAGCCCTCCTCGTAGTACACGCCTGGGGACACGACAAATATCTTTAGCTGGTTAGGCAAGTTCCCGTTTCACTCACAATACTCGGTTGTTGTGATTCAGACTAGAAAAAAACTCAAAAACGCTGCTCATTAACATTTAACGGTGCGAGTGAGAGACATTACCGTCGTGGTAGAACTGGAAGGACGACTGGGAGGCGTCGATGGCCACGGAGATGGGGCCGATGGTGGCCACGGCCTTCTTGAGGGCGCTCTCGCTGCCGTGCTCGACGTCCACGAAGCCGGTGTCGGTGGCGCCGACGTTGGAGGCCTCGAAGCGACACTTACCGTCCTTCACACCAAAGTTGGAAGCAATGAGAATCGTGATTGTTCTGTGTTTAAGGCTGTTGTTTTTTATCGCAATTTGTTCGGAACTCCTTCAGGACAAGAGGACCCGGAGACACTGACCTGAGCCTCGTACGGGTAGGAGGACTCGGTGTCGATGCCCTTATTTGCCTTGATGTAGCGGAAGGCCTGATCCATGAGGCCACCCATGCAGCCCATGTTGCCGAACTTGCCGGAGCAGTCGACGAGGTTCTGCTCGGACAGACTCACCAGCTTGCCGTCCTTCAGGAAGTGCTGGCCCTCCAGGGATCCCGTCTGCAACGGAAGCCACGCTGTCCATTACATGTTATTTCACAAAAGCAAAAACTTGAGCTGGCCTTTGCTATATGGCCGAGGCACTGCAAAAACAGGACCCACCGTGGAGAAGGCCCAGCAGGAGCCGCACTGCTTCTGGTCCTTGACGGGGGTCACCGCGCCCTTGGTGCGCCAGTCCACCTTCTCCGGGAGAGTCTCGTCGTCGTCAGCTCTCAGGATGCCCGCAGGCCGACGGGTAGGGGTGTTGAGGAAGCCGTTCATGGTTGCGGTGAATTCCTCGGAGGTCTGGAGGCAGAGAGAATGGGGGTGAAGACATAGTCAGGCAGAAGGGAATGGGGCGACTTTCGGTAATTCGTTTGTCATTGTGTTTTAGTCAGAGGCAGCTATCGTCCAAATGAAGGTGCTCACCATGTCGCCGAACTGGTTCATCTGGAGCGTGAACGTGACCTCGCCGTTCTCGAACCTGGCGTTGTGGTCGTCGATGAACTGCTGGTTCTGCTCGAACACCGACAGGCGGTAGCGCTCCTCCTGCGGGCTGGCGTAGTGGCGGCCGTGCTCAGCCTGCGTCAGGAGACAGTCGTGAAAGGCATTTGGAATACTTTAAACCCTGTTTCTCTGTGTCACTGTTACCTTAGGCGAGTGTAAGGCCACCAATACCAAGGCCATTATTACAAACACATCCTGCACCAACGCGTTGCATCAAGCGGGCAAGAGGATAGTGTTGGTACCTTGAAGTTGTGCCACTGCTGGCGGAGGGAGGGACTGGCCACGGCCGCAGCCACGACGCAAGCAAACACTGTCAGGAACTTCATCTGCAAAGGAATTCAGAGTCTGATTCTGCATCTGTGCTGGAGAAATTTCACACAAAAACAAGGATATTTGACCCACAGTGCCCCTCGAGCGCATGCATCAGGCGGACTCACCTCGGTGGACTCTGCAGGCGGTTCCTTCGAGTGGCCTTTTAAGGGGCGAGCGTGGGAGCTGCAACTGCATGCACAAGACTCTTATCGGAAAAAAAGTGTTGCAGAGTCAGAGGTTTGAAGGAATTCAagcaaagaaaaatgataacgacTGCATGATGAGGGCGATACTGGTACAAAGGCAATAGGGATTTCTGATAAGTTgcagatgatgataaaatgattgtTAACAAGAGTGAGGTCCAAAAGCTAATACTAGGCATTACTATGTGATAAGGAATTTCAGAATTAAGAATAACAAAATTCcatgacgcaaaaaaaaaaaaaaaaaaaaaaaataaactcttgACTGATACTATGAAAAAATAAACTTGAATCCCTTCTTTCAATTTTCATTATTCCCTTTcgtcccatttccttccctttatcacaGTAGGAGTGCCAGCAGATTTGGTTGCAGCACCTGGGAACGCGCACCCTCGCCAACTTTAtctcaccacaaaaaaaaaaaaaaaaaaaaaaaatcgtatacaaAAAACAtcatgaagaagcagaagatgcAGACAAATGATTCAAAATTATTagaatataaaatacacacacacacacacacacacacacacacacacacacacacacacacacacacacacacacacatatatatatatatatatatatatatatatatatatatatgtatacatatatacatatatatatacatatatatatgcatatatatatatatgtacatatatatatatatatatatatatatatgtatatatacatatatatacatatatatgtatatgtatacatatatatgtatatatacaatatatatatatatatatatatatatatatatatatatatataaatatatatatgtgtgtgtgtgtgtgtgtgtgtgtgtataagtatatacaaacatatatgcatacatatatatttatatatatacatatatgtgtgtgtgtgtatgtatgtatgtatgtatgtatgtgtgtgtgtgtgtgtgtgtgtgtgtgtctacatgtataaatgtatgatttatttattaatttatctgttacCAGTTATTACTACACTAAACACCGAATCTCGCTTATTATGAAGTTCTTCCTCAGCGCGTCTTTATCAGTTACGAATAACACTAAAAAGCTGCCTATCACTGTGATGCATGGTACGAGTGCCGCCCGAATGCACTCGGCCGCGTCCTCCTGATAAGGGCCTCCCCGGACAGCCGCACTGCAGGTCGCGGCGCCCGGACGCTCTCACGCTCGCCGCTTAAAAGCCTGGAAGCAGGAGGGCGGTTTCAGAGTCCATCGAGGTGAGGCAGCCCGTCTGGTTCCTCTGGGATATTCCTATGAATACGTGGTATATTGATAGAAATGCCGAAATGTGGATTTTTATTATCACTCGGAGGTCAAGAGATTCTGTAACTTAACAAGATAATTTCTTTTTTGCAGATGAAATCCCTGGCAGTATTGGCTTGTGTCGTGGCCGTGGCCATGgccaccccctcccttcgccaGCAATGGCACAACTTCAAGGTATTCGCAGTCTCCTCACGAAAGTTTTTTGCACCCAAGTTGGTTCAGATTTCTTTTCTAATGGGTCTAAGGTAACAGTGACACAGTGAAACAGGGTTAAAAGTATTCCAAAGACCTTTCACGACTGTCTCCTGACGCAGGCTGAGCACGGCCGCCACTACGCCAGCCCGCAGGAGGAGCGCTACCGTCTGTCGGTGTTCGAGCAGAACCAGCAGTTCATCGATGACCACAACGCCAGGTTCGAGAACGGCGAGGTCACGTTCACGCTCCAGATGAACCAGTTCGGTGACATGGTAGGTTCTTTTCTCTTGTACATTCTTCCTCCTTTACGATATATAATTCAAAACACTTTTGTACACATTGGCAGATGCCTGATTACCTTTGCCTTTCCGTTAGACAAAAGAAGAGATCGTGGCCACAATGAATGGATTCCTCGGGGCCCCCCTCCGTCGGCCGGCCGCCATCCTGGAAGGTGACGACGAGACTCTCCCGGAGAAGGTGGACTGGCGCACCAAGGGCGCGGTGACCCCCGTCAAGGACCAGAAGCAGTGCGGCTCCTGCTGGGCCTTCTCCACGGTGGGTCCTGTTTTTGCAGTGCCTCGGCCATATGGCATAGGCCAGCTCAAGTTTTTGCTTTTGTGAAATAACATGTAATGGACAGCGTGGCTTCCGTTGCAGACGGGATCCCTGGAGGGCCAGCACTTCCTGAAGGACGGCAAGCTGGTGAGTCTGTCCGAGCAGAACCTCGTCGACTGCTCCGGCAAGTTCGGCAACATGGGCTGCATGGGTGGCCTCATGGATCAGGCCTTCCGCTACATCAAGGAAAATAAGGGCATCGACACCGAGTCCTCCTACCCGTACGAGGCTCAGGTCAGTGTCTCCGGGTCCTCTTGTCCTGAAGGAGTTCCGAACAAATTGCGATAAAAATAACAGCCTTAAACACAGAACAATCACGATTCTCATTGCTTCCAACTTTGGTGTGAAGGACGGTAAGTGTCGCTTCGAGGCCTCCAACGTCGGCGCCACCGACACCGGCTTCGTGGACGTCGAGCACGGCAGCGAGAGCGCCCTCAAGAAGGCCGTGGCCACCATCGGCCCCATCTCCGTGGCCATCGACGCCTCCCAATCGACCTTCCACTTCTACCACAAGGGTTAGCAAGACTTTTtgatagatgtatgaatatgcTATAAGGTAGACAGGGAGAACGTAAATTAACTGATGAGTAGACAGGTCAAACGAGTACATAAGAATAATGAATGAATTGTGAGAGACGATTTTCCAGAAGTAAAGATTTAGTAAGAACACTTGATCAAAAGAGACTGGCTACAACCCATTCTACCAAACCTGCAACTCAACTCCAGTCACATCCACACCTAATCCAGCGTTATGGTCATTTGTTATACAATGTTATGGGCATTTCAGGCGTGTACCATGACGACCACTGCTCCTCGACCATGCTGGACCACGGCGTGCTGGCGGTGGGCTACGGAACGGAGGAGAACGGCAGTGACTTCTGGCTCGTGAAGAACTCCTGGAACACCTCCTGGGGCGATGACGGATACATCAAAATGTCCCGAAACCAGAACAACAACTGCGGTATCGCCACGCAGGCCTCCTACCCGCTGGTGTAGAGCCCGAATTCGAAGGCTCACTTGGAAGAACCTTTTCGTTGATTTCATCTTATAATACAGCCTAGAGATGTACATATGTAGTTTCAGTTTCCGTCTTTATTATCTTTGGTGCTTAAATACATCTAGGAAGtggtagaaagacccacaatgcaagaactagatttattgaaagtgatactacagtttcgaaatccttagaacctaaggatggaatccaggtggatttcggaaCTGTAGTCTCCCTTTCAACAAGTCTAGTTTtgcagtgttttttttctacGAATAGTATCAtcgcggtagagtgttttaccagtcACAGCTATGAAGTGTATTTAAAACGTGGGGAGTAATGTTTTGTaggatgacaatgaggataatatctacatatgtatatacatataaacacacacatcacacacacacacacacacacacactcaaacacacacacacacacacacacacacacacacacacacacacactcttacacacgcacaaacacacacacacacacacacacactcacttacacacttacacacacacacacacacacacaaatacacacacacacacacacacacacacacacacacacacacacacacacacacacacaaacacacacacacacatacacacacacacacacacacacacacatatatatatatatatatatatatatatatatatacacacacaaacacacacacacacatatgtatacacacatgcgtgcacatacccacacacacacacatacacacacacgcacagacacacacataaacataaatacgtgtgtgtgtgtgtgtgtgtgtgtgtgtgtgtgtgtgtgtgtgtttgtgtacaaacacacacacacacacatatatatatacacacatatatatatacacacatatatatatatataatatatatatatatatatatatatatatatatatatatatatatatatatatatatatatatgtatgtatacacacacacgaacacacacacacacacacacatacatacacacacatacacacacacacacacacacacacacacacacacacacacacacacacacacaaacacacatacacacacacacacacacacatatatatatatatatatatatatatatatatatatatatatatacatacatatgtatatatatatatatatatacatatatatatatatatatatatatatatatatatatatgtgtatgtgtgtgtgtgtatgtgtgtgtgtgtgtgtgggggttggtgggtgggtgtgggtgcgtgtataaatgcatatatatatatatatatatatatatatatatatatatatatatatatatacacacatctatctatctatctatctatctatctatctatctacacacacacacacacacacacacacaaacgcacacacacacacacacacacacacacacacacatatatatatatatatatatatatatattaatatatatatatatatatatatatatatatattaatatatatatatatatatatatatatatatatatatgtatacatacatatatatatatatatatatacatatataaacatatatatatatatatatatatatatatatatatatgtatatatacatatatatatatatatatatatatatatatatatattagtgtatgtgtgtgtgtgtgtacgtgtatgtgtgtctttgtgtgtatttatgtgtgtgtatgtgtgtgtgtgtgtgtgtgtgtgtgtgtgtgtttgtgtgtgtgtgtgtgtgtgtgtgtgtgtgtgtgtgtgtgtgtgtgtgtgtgtgtgtgtgtgtgtgtgtgtgtgtgtgtttgtatgtgtgtgtacgtacatatgtatgtatatttgtatgcatatatatttgttgactCCTTCAGAGATATAATAGATGTAAATTCGGCGCGGCAGCCCCGACCTCCGACGTGACCCGACCCGACACGACCTCACTCGATCCCCGGAAGCGCATCATCACGGAGGAAAAAGGTCACGCCCCTGCCTCACACCTGCGGCCTGTGGTATTAcgctagaaagacagacagacagacagacagacagaaagccccTAGAGATTATGCTTGATCCGAGTCGTAAATTTAGGGTCAGTCGCTGGTCCCGAGTTGTTGTCGGTCGGTTGCCATGACGACGCTTCGAATGAAGGTTACTCTATCGATTCCACAAAGTTAACTTGGGCTCACATAACATTCTCTTGCAACACTCACTAATGCTCATGTACAGTTATGCATGTTATGggtgaaggagatagatagatagagggaatgggagggagggagagagagaatgtgagagagaacgcgagggagatagagagggagggagagagagaatgtgggagagacgtgagggtgatagagagggagggagagagagaatgcgagagagacatgagagagatagagagggagggagagggattgagagagaaattgtgagagagaccgtgagagagagagggagggaatagtcACAGACAAGGGgataaagagaatagaaagatagagagaataagataaagaaacagagatggatagacaaataggagAGCAAAATCCACACCATATAAATATTCAGTGAAGTGTTCGATGAATATGATAGTGATCTTGAATGTAAAAGCTAGGCTAGCGGTGCACGTTCATGTTCAAGATGTATCGTGCGTTTCATGACTtaagtatagatttttttttgtccaaagattcttaatatttttcttctcttcttgggCACTGAAAGAGGAAAACTATATAGGCTACTCAGATATCAGGATATAATGTAaatgttctatttttatcatcttccatAAATTGAAAGTAAGTATTGGGCCAAATTTCAGAAATCTTGCTATAGGCGCTGATCACGTTCAAATCTGATAGCAGCATTAACACAGTGGAAGTATGTTAAATGTGGCGTGTCGCCCGTAGATTTATTCGctggattttgttttcctttggtcTGAAGCATACAGGtatagcatatacataaacactatctatttatctatcaatataaaacacaataataCAAGAAGAAAAGCAGATTCCAAATCAGTAACTatcttatcaaaatcattatctaaACAGATCCAATTCCCACGCAAATTATTCTCAGTCATGACATTAACTTTATTTCCACAATCTCGGCAGTCTCCGAAAAAACTGTAGCCCCATATAATAAAATACTATTTATTGGGCCGAGCGATAGCACCAGACATTACGCACCTGTTGCTTCTGTGTTGCAAAAGCGATTAACCAATTTGCTTGCAATTATAGTGTTGTAAAGGAAAGATGAATCAGATAAGTTTTGATACCCTTTTTGTGGGAATCAGTGGAAAAAGGCTCAGAGTgtcttattattttctaaatgtaGCTTTTGACAGCAGATGCCATTTACTTAGGTTCATAATAAAGTTTAGCTAGAAGTAACTAGTTGTATGTATtgattgtacacatacacacacacacataaacacacacacacacacacacacacacacacacacacacacactcacacacacactcacatacacacacacacacacacacacacacacacacacacacacgcacacacacacacacacacacacacacacatatatatatatacatatatatatatatatatatatatatatatatatatatatatatatatatatatatatatatatatattcatatccattcgGTCTGCATTGTAGCTCGTTCCACTTCTCAGATAGTAAAGATAGAAATTATAACGAATAATCGGATCTGGTTTTACGTCACGGCCTCCCTCGCGAGCGCTAGGACGCCGCCCTTCGTAACCTCGGACCcttgggcaggattcgaactcaACGCCAGGTGAGAAATCCCTTTTTTCCAtaattcttcatctttattagcaGTGTCGAAACGCTGATTACATATTATACTTTAGGAATTAtgctttatgatttttttgtctgcctgtctgtttgtctgtctctgtttttttttctgtctgtctctttgtctgtctctgtttttgt
The sequence above is drawn from the Penaeus chinensis breed Huanghai No. 1 chromosome 33, ASM1920278v2, whole genome shotgun sequence genome and encodes:
- the LOC125043304 gene encoding procathepsin L-like encodes the protein MKFLTVFACVVAAAVASPSLRQQWHNFKAEHGRHYASPQEERYRLSVFEQNQQFIDDHNARFENGEVTFTLQMNQFGDMTSEEFTATMNGFLNTPTRRPAGILRADDDETLPEKVDWRTKGAVTPVKDQKQCGSCWAFSTTGSLEGQHFLKDGKLVSLSEQNLVDCSGKFGNMGCMGGLMDQAFRYIKANKGIDTESSYPYEAQDGKCRFEASNVGATDTGFVDVEHGSESALKKAVATIGPISVAIDASQSSFQFYHDGVYYEEGCSSTELDHGVLAVGYGETEKGEAYWLVKNSWNTSWGNKGYIQMARNKDNNCGIATQASYPLV
- the LOC125043306 gene encoding procathepsin L-like isoform X2; this translates as MKSLAVLACVVAVAMATPSLRQQWHNFKAEHGRHYASPQEERYRLSVFEQNQQFIDDHNARFENGEVTFTLQMNQFGDMTKEEIVATMNGFLGAPLRRPAAILEGDDETLPEKVDWRTKGAVTPVKDQKQCGSCWAFSTTGSLEGQHFLKDGKLVSLSEQNLVDCSGKFGNMGCMGGLMDQAFRYIKENKGIDTESSYPYEAQDGKCRFEASNVGATDTGFVDVEHGSESALKKAVATIGPISVAIDASQSTFHFYHKGVYHDDHCSSTMLDHGVLAVGYGTEENGSDFWLVKNSWNTSWGDDGYIKMSRNQNNNCGIATQASYPLV